taaagtaaccttttatataaaaataaaaaatttaaaaacttgtaTATTCACACTTCCTTCATACTCAAATATAAGCAaagttaattaaattcaaaaaattaattattatcatttaactttacttttttttgctGAGTTATCATTTAATTCTACTAATTACATCCTGTTTAAGAAATAAACTTTTTCATGTGtcctttattaaaatttaatatctagaataaaaaatatcattaaaaataaaatattgattaattgaagtttatttttagaataatatctttaaatacaacaaaagtaattaaaatttatttatatttaaatctacCAAACCTTTTTTTGGTTACTTATAATTGAGTCTGGGTAAagtatttcttaatttaaaaataaaacaaatactatTAGTagccaatatttttaaaaaattaactaaaattaaaattactaataaatagTATTACTAATAGTCCTGTTCATAATATCAAACGTAATTCAAGTTCTAACATAACTTTTTTAGAATATGTTTGAaatgtttggatagagaatttaaatttctgtaatttagaatttattgtttgaatgtttttttaaagaatttaaaattttaaaattttaaaacagaattttaaacaattaaaaatctggaattttaatttcctttgaaaatgtgagaaattgaaattctctacTTACAGTTTCTTCAAGAAATACCGTTTGATAGAATAACACAtataactagcacaccaatcatatctttttttttcattcatttttttcaccctcataattttaatttttttatttaaatataaaatttggaaaataaaaatatgttcaattgaaatatttaaaatttttaaaatttaaaatttttcaaaatttaaaatttttccgTCAcgttcttaatattttttatcagtattatttttaaggaattaaaacCTGGCATTTGGAGAATTTGAGGCTGCACGTGACATTGATATATACGAGGCATGGTCCCAACATTTCGTGGATGTAGGATTTATGAGTCCCAAACATTCAATTCCCTTAGAACTCTTTTTGATTGGAAATACGGGTGCGTGTAAGACTGGAACTCAGCCAGAGCTAATTTCAATGTGAAACTTGGCAatgaatgttttcaattttttaatatttgaggatgcaatattttaaatattgtcattgtttttatttaaaaataatgtaaaaaacaacatattatacctaattttattttttatatttcatacaagttcaaaatcattcataattttatacaaTCAATTCATGACGAATGGATTTGATACACACAAATCACAAGCAAAAGAATAATATagtatagtaaaaaataatacctaaactaacaaacataattaatataatttattaaaaatattcttaactTCTAAATACTATAACTTTCATTATTAATCATTTCTCATTCATGATAACTATATAAGTTAagaattaaatagaaaaatgacATAATTGAAAAGATGATAATTAACATGATTACAGAAAGTTACTACACCACACCAGAGACTAGCTTTAAAGTTACCATGAGTTCACATCGCGGTTCCAAACGTGCTGAAATACTTCCTAATTTGTTCCTCTAGAGACCCATGGAGATTTCCTATAGACTATTCCTATTTCCAAAAGCTTCCATCCCCTATAACCCAATCATGCATGGCAAGTCAAGTGTTATGTAAATAGAAACTTACATGAGAAATGTAAGctcttaaaattaagaaaaccaCATTCTCACAGTAAAATAAACCGGGCAAGATAGAGACAATAACAAATGGGTTTGGAGATGTAGAGGTGAGGGAAGAGGGCATGTAACATGACAAAGGTAAGTATGATTCACACCCTAACGAGTTAAAAATAGACAGATATCCATGCAAATTAGGCGGCCAAAAGAATTGACCATTTTTGCAACGGAGTTCATTTTAGTTTTACAACAGCTAATCTCCAGGACCAAATGTGATCAAATCTAAGCTAACCATTAACAAGTACATGTGCTAAAAATTTTAGCCATGTCCCAATGTACATCATGAGGAAGAAGGAGGGGATGAACTTATCCCCGATTCACCTTCCCCATTCTCATGCTTTACACTTAAGGATAAGGAAATGGGCTCCATATCAACATCCTCTTCTGCATCTACCCCAGAGTTACTAGGTGAAATCATGGACTCGTTTGCAGACACTGCCATTGAGGAACCACAATGATTCGCAGACGGAGAATCTTTGGAAGATTCCTCAGAGAAACTGGAAACTGAAACATTGGGAAAGTTGAGACGGGCACAGGAACCGTACATTGCCCTGGCCGCTTCATCATATGCAAGGGCAGCTCCAATGGCAGTGGGGAAAGTACCTAGCCAAAGCCTATTGCCTCTGTTTGGCTCTCGGATTTCAGCAACCCACTTTCCCCAAGTCCTTTGCCTGACACCTCGGTAGTTACACCGTGAGTTCTCTGGCCCCCCTTTACCTTTCATGCACCCCTTCTTCGATCCTTTGGCAGGAACTTTGCGAATTGGCTTATCTGCATCACTGCTGGAATCAATCTGGGCATTATATTCTTTCCATTTTGCCAGTATCTTAGCCAGGGACTTAGATCCATCCCCTTTGTTATGGGCCTTGGCTAACATCTGCGTGCAATTCAAGTTGAACTATGTAATTACcaacaaaatttacaatgttaACATTACAACATAACAACACTTAATCATACACCTGCCAAGAAAACAAGCCCTCAAGCTTTTGGGTGAGTATTTaccaaattaattttgattaaaattgattttgaagtgatgCAATTTATGTCTAGAAGTGTTTATTCTAAATGCAAGTTAGTAGTAAAACTCAGTATAATTTTGTTACCCAATGCAAAAACTACCTAAAGTTGTTTTGACTCAAAATCAATTCCTCTAAGTGGAACAAAACATGTGGACATTTACCTGATATTTCAACCTGCTTCTTGATAACCCAATGTGAACACAAACAAGTACACAATCAATTCAAAAGGTCACTCACTATAACCCAATTTGTTAGCCTAGCTACAGTGAGAGTGAAACACAGAACCACATTTATCATGTTAATAATTCAACAGCCCCTTCCATAACATGTCAATCTTGCCACCCCTCTAGAAATGTTTCTACTTTCTACTAACCCAACTCTACACTCACCAGTATAaacattatgaaattttttaaaacaatatctAATGCAAATGCAAGCCAGTGATTAGTTGCCCTCCATAGTACCATTACAATTGGGAATaacaaaaactataaaaaaaaattaaatgggtGAATTACAAGAgagataaaattaactaaaacaaaAACTCTTTCTTTGAAATCAAGTAGAGATGTGAAGAAGAACGAAAAGAGGGTGAAAGAGGTAAGAAACCTGAAAGGGTGTTGGAAAGTTGAAAGCTTTAGTAAGTATCTGTTGTGGGGCGCATCTCTGGTTGGGGAAGATGACGAAGAAAACAGAGATGAGCTCTTCCAACAAACACCGACAACTAATTAGGGTTCACCAGCCGCTTCACTCATCATTTTCGAGGAtatacaaacaaacaaacaatgaagttaataaaaaatgaagcaaaaaagataaataataatattacctCCATCTCttttttgatgttatttttgaagaaggtttctatttttatttacagttattttaaaattttaattaaatggtgatttttattttcaatttaaaaataaaaataataattattttttcagttAACAAAAACTATTTATGCAAGGATATAGgtgtatatatacaaaaaacttaagagtatatcaataaatttaaagtgaattttatttcaaaatacttagaagtttattttatataatatataaatttgttcaatatatattttttaaaagaattaaaatatttaatagattaTATAATTACACTTCAACTGATATTTCAAAACAttctttaattagaaaatactaATAACTATAGTTCATTTCAATTTATCAAGCTATAGCCCATAAGAACTAACAGATCACAACAGTTGGATGTAACTTTAAGCAAATTAGCAAACAAAAAACAGTGTCTCGAACATAGTATAAAAAGTTGGACTCAAAAGCCAaactttgaaattatttttccaaaattattaattttgtttacacaaaatcatattttgaaaACATAGCTAGTACTTCCtatatttctcttttaattttcaattagaataaatttatttctaatgACAAAATAACCAcctcattttgttttctttttatttcctgTTGTTAGGATGTTGTAAAGAAAATAGTATTGTTTGTATAACAATTATAAGTTAACATATaccaataaattaataaaaggaaCAAGTCAAATAAATACCACGTTTGTTAGGTGAGGAGTCCAAACCatggtatttttttaagaagaatGCTCAGTGGCTCAAGTAACGTGAACTATAAGAGATGTTTAGAGGAcactttaataaataaataaaaaatgagcaaAGAACAAAGGAAGGAAAAtgggataaaatatatttggttgttgtttGAGTTTGCACACTTCCCTTTTATATGTGAGTTATATTAACTAATCCATCTTAATGACAGCTGAAGCCAACATTAAAACGGATAAGATCCATTGGGCACATCGACCTCACCTACAGTGCTAGTTAAAGGGCATGCCACGTTTGTCGAGCTGTACTTTACTGTTGAATCTCATTTATCCAAAAGCCCACGTTTAGAAAAATTTAAGGGTGTTCATGAGGCTATTCATTTGAGTTttgggaaaaataaaatctatttttaattggtttcatttcatttacattttttagatttattttgaattaacctGAATCAAACCAAACTAATATTCAACAAGTTGGTTAGGTTTGAAACATATACTAAATTAGTCAAATATATTATGAGAAGATTCGAAAGTTAAAGTTGTGCTATCAATGCGATTAGGCGAAATCAACAATCGTTTGAGGAGGCAAGATGATCCAAAAATAAGGTCGTGTGAGTGTATATGTGTAACGTCCTTTTAGGgtcatgaaaaaaatagaaatgaaagTGTCAAAATAAATCTATGTGTAATCTTTATCAAATATaactcaataataataataataataataataatactttaaCTTTAACTTGATCGATCCGTCGGTAGAAGGATTTTTTAACCTAGGCAGTTTTGACTTTGATGTGATCTCAATTTTATACTATATATGAAGCgattttttgtgaaaatttagagggcaaaattataatttcaattaaaatatgcaCATGACCTCCTATTCATCACTGTGGGGCCTGAAAGAAAGAATtggaatgttttaattttttatccaacaATTCAGCACCACCattccttcttctctttttctctcatgccactcttcttcttcactccaACTATCGTCCCCTTAACTGCTCATTAGTCTTCACCTTCCAGCAAGTCATTCATCGCCTTCAGGTCTTTACAACAACCAAATTGCACTGCCCtcacttttctctttttcaaaaacacagaaaaaaaaattgtttgtttcttttatttatcttgGAAATTGTAGATAAATTGAACTTTCATTATAGAGGTTCATGAGTTAagttcttaaatttaaaatctattaTCCATCAGATTTATTATTATACTTATTCAAAAGTTTTCAATGCTGTATGTTGAGGTCTAGAGAATCAACTTTcaagaatttcattttttttaaaatattatttttttagtattatttgagagaaaaaaaaagattttttatttttttatttttttatttttttaaaataaaatttaggaacccaaattaaattttaccactaaagtaaaaaatgataaaaaaaatttacatattatataatattataagaactaaaaaataatccaaTAACTCAAAATAAATTCTTCAATAAAAGATCCTCTTAGATGTTACGCTCCTCCATTGTTTTTTCGATAGTTCATCAAATTAGGACCCTCAAATCATTTGACTCTAAAAGAAAGACTGTCAATTATGTCAAAACTGATTTATAATGGCCCATAATCATCCATTTCAATTGGATAATCCCATCATAGCCTTTCATGTCTTCTACAGCTAAAGGGGTTTTACATGCCTCACACAGGATGGCCCTTAATATGGTTAAGTGGATTATTATTGGATTTTTAATGAGGCAACACACTAATAGTAGTTAGCAGCATAGTTTTCACATCTTTAATGTCAAGTTGCAGATACCCTAGGTAATTATGAAGGCAGGTACTATCTTACACCATAATCCGTCGCAATTAAGACTGAGGGTAAAATTAAGATGGgtcgattttttaaaattaattttaactataaataatttaaaaatgatgtaatttatatttaaatatttttattttaataatagtaaaaataagTACAATCCATCTCTATTAATCTTGCCCAATCCGAGTTTGTTTTGATggtttattttagaaattacacatgatatattttaaaattgatggtCTATTAATCTTAGAAAATGTCACTAGTTTCTCTCTTGgtccaaattaaaaaacaaaaagaataaaattggaTGGTACTAATGATTAAACAAGGAAATAAAAGAATTCACATAAAGCTAAGGCGAAATATGTTACAAGGTGAAACATGAAGGATATGTTATGTTAAACAAAAGTAGTTCGTTCTCTTcctcttctcttctccctttcagTGGTGACGGTGGTGAACACACTCAGCAGGTATAACGGGGAACCTAGCAGTGTCGGCGCAATAATCATAAACCATATGGTTAGCCCTAACCCACATGAGCTGGTGGCTCTGGTGCAAGTTCAGTTCGGACAACGTTGGTTCGTCCCACCAATACTTCTTATCCTCGCTGCTGCTACAGTTCTTAGCACTATCTGCTGACGTCACCGGCACGGGGCACGCGCACGCGTCGATTTGGAAGTCCTTGTAGGTGGCAACGAAGGGTGCGTGGCTCCAATCTGTCTTCACACGACCACCCTGCGTGGCCCAATCGTCCGCGTTCCAGATAGAGCTGTACACGCCCATGGCTTGGTCCTTCGGGAAGGGAATGCCCTTGTGTTCCAGGTTCGTGTGCACCCTTATTGGCGTCTCATCCACCAGGAAACTGTTTACATTCAGATAGATATGCTTCCAATGTTACAATTTTTAACTACCATTTgtcgaataaaaaatatatgtaaaaatgaaaattgacgTCTCAATATGCGTAAGATTCCTTTTCCTTTTGAGTTTGTGTTTATAATTGAATGGGAACCGAAGGGGACACGATGAGGCCAAAGCCTATGATAGCACAAGCTCAACTGACAAAAGCATGCAATTGACAGCTTTTCGGGTTATGAAAGAGTCCAGGTTCAACTAACATTGCTTTTACTTACTTACAGTAAAATATAGTAATATAATGTTTAGGATAATGACTGCTTAATTAAGAGGGACTTACACAACTTGGCGCTGGTTCCAGAAGATGGAGTAGGTGTGGAAGTCCTTGGTGGGGTCGAACCAGAGGTTGAGTCTTTGCTCCCTGTTGCCAACGCCATTCACATACACGTTGGTTTGGACTGAGTAAGGTTCACCAGTGGTGTTGCCCAAAAACTCGAAATCAAATTCGTTGTGAGTTGGGCCGTCTGATGACATCTGCATCACAGTAATTTAAGATGCCATCAATTTAAGAGTGTAAAGTTGTAGGATAAAAGTTACACTAAAAATATTGGATCGTGGCTCAAATGTGCAGACAGGGACAGAGAGAGACAATAAATGCAAGAATCAAATGAAAGTAGGTAGCTGACACTAATGGCTCTGGTAATATTCAATTCATTGATGCAAATCTGGCTGTCTGCACTTGAGAAACGCTCAATGTATTGAGCTGAATATGTACACCGTAAATTATGTTCATTGTTAACTAAGCACTATAGCTAGTAAATAGTAATTATCATAAGCTCCGTACTAAAACAGCAAAAGAGCATCATGAGCAAATttgttcttcaaaaaaaaatataaaatttccaCTTACATAGAAAGCAGTGACAGTTCCAGCAGAGTCACCCTCCACAAGCTTGAGCTGGATGGTCACTTTCCCAAACATATATTTGCTCTTAGATCCAAATCCAGCACCTGCAGTGTTCAAAAAAAGGTCACATATTTAGCtgaaaaataacacattttgCAGGGCTGTTAAATGGACTAACAAGAATCagatctaacaaaaaaaaagtgcaaaatTAGACATAAAGGGCTATTAACAAATAACATTACTAAAAATGCTTCAAAGGTAAGAACATTATGCAAATGCCACAACCTTGTATCATGACAAGGCAGGAAAGTTAGAGATTTGGAATGATCAATTACCAGAATAGTTATCAAGTTTGAGTTTGAGAAGTTCTCCTTCATGGATGAAATGGTCCATAGCCCAACTGGGCTGGAAGAGTTCATCAAACTTGGCAGAGGCAGCCAACCCCACCAACAGCAAAAGTCCCACAAACACTCCCAACATCTTGGACATTGGAAACTAAGAGTTGCTATTAAAATGCACaaagaggagagagaaagaaaataacaaaaatagagACAAATTATCTATGCAACAATAAGAACTGAACAGAGTGAAGTGAAGCTTCTACTTCTACTCCCCAATGCTTTCTCTGTGAGGGCTCACGAGAGAGGCTTGTAGGCGTTAGGTATTATTTATAGCCCCGTTCATTCGTTCCACGTAGAGAAGGTGTGTGCCATGTCACTAGCCACACCAGGGTTTCAAATTCCAAGGAATGAACGAACGAAAAAACATAGATTGATgcgagattaaaaaaatatagccgTTACTGTGGCAGTGATAGCTGGCAAAAGCTGTTCACAGAAAGTAGATACCGCAAGAATGATGGCAGATCTACGCCAATAGAATCTCGCCATGTGGGAGTAAGCCAGCTGGGGGTCTTAATTGAACAGTTGTCACCGGCTGTATGAGCATAACAATCTCGTGCTTTTTCCTTGTACCCGTTGGGTCCCCCATCCCTTCAAACATGGCGGGGTTCTAAGTTCtaaccaatttttatttttttttatcacacaccaaaaacaatttatatcataaatttgaacttgaattttagttgtaaaaattattttaacgaGTTATATCAATAAACTTGTTCACTGTAAATTCGATAAGATATATTTGTTAACTTTAACTTGAttaatttttcagaatcaatgagtcaatataaatttttctatcaaataattttttttatttcgcaAATTGTACTAAAATTTGTAACTCAAATGAATCAAGGAATGGTAGCAACGCTCCCTTACAAACTATtttcaacatatttttattattaaaaataaatataatttatttacaattatttaatgtaaaaaaaatatattaaataataatataccaaTAACATTCTTTGGTTCCATCATATGTACTTTTAAAATTGGAGTGGGATATCTGCTTTTGTTGCCCGTTTTTGCCTTTGCTGACAGCATTTCCAGCTGGATAGTGGAAAGCACAATTATACGAAGGGACCAAttcatcttttttatattcACTCATCAATCCCCTCTTCGTGTTATTATGGTAGTACTATATCTTTGCCTTGAGATCTGTGCATTGTGTTTATTGGGAATCTAATTATGCTCAATATGCTGCGGTGAGGATatgcatttgaaaataattgtttttttatataaggataaaaaaggatttaatatttttttcttacaaatatAGTATTTGCttcatatataaaatgaaaaatatttaaataaatgctAATAAGATATTCTTTTGAACACATTTTCTTTATGGGTTGAAATttattccaaataaaaaaatttgatgtttCATTTCTCATTTAATCATTTTCTATCATGAATTTATagttcttaataaattttagtgaaTAATagagtaaatattaaaaaaaatgtgttcaaaatatgttactaatgtttctcaaatattttttaaaaaaaatctaaaagaatattttaattttgttagtacaCCAAAATGCATTCCTTTAACTTTCTCAATCATTTAATAAGTTTGCGTATTGCCTGGAGGAGGTAGAAAAAATAAGCAAATAAGAGGATAATGCCTCTAGAATTTGATAAAGTGAACACGTACTTTTTAGGGTAACTCTTACCACTAGAGTTGGAAGGACCATTATTCTTATCTATAAAAATTAAGGTGGCATGTTGTTAATGTTGTGTTGGTCTCGTTTGGTAAGGGAAGAGTAGTAATTCTTTCAATTCCTCAAGGAAAACCAAAGATTTAAAATGTTAAGGAAAATGATATTAAAGGATAACACCTTCTTTAACAAGGAAATAATTCATCTCTCATTCGATCCTTAAAGGGTAGTGTTGACCTTTAGTAAGAGAAGGTTGTTTGACAATTACAAGGGGATGCTcctggagtttttttttttttttttttcttataaacgtTCCTTGAGATTGTGAGTCTAATTTTGTCAGATGACTGAAAAAAGAAAGGATAATTAAAGGGATAATATATCTTATTCTAAATTGTCATATTTTATTACAACTATGAACTGTAATGTCACTCCTCTAAAAAAATGAACTATAATGTCACGATTGATTAGCTTATATGATTTTTGTGTCCCAAGGGCATTCATGAAACCTTTCGTCTGATTAGTTTATTCTAATTGTTTTAGACGCAGAGTAAAGGTATAAAAGACTTTGGAAGAACATTCATAATCTATATTgcttgttttaatattttttgttgagaCCTTTATTTTATGGAATTTGTTTACCTCTTGCTTTAGGATTTTTTGCTGGACATTTAGTATAAGGAAAGTTTTTGTTGTCTGAGAATCAAGATTTTGGAaatcatgaattttaaaatatgtttggttggtCAAAATTATTTCGATggatatttatataagtttcatAATAATCAAAgagtatgtgattttttttcaaaatttttaattatttaccacatcaaataatttaataaaagaatattgTGATACTTTATTGTAGTAATTTCTTGAACTTAGTTAGATTTCACCTACCTATGAGAGCAATTTTGTAGCATACATGGCCAAAAAATATtcccaaaaaatattattttttggaaacGTTATTCTTCAAAAAGTAATTCAAATATGAGAAATAAAGTTTCCCACATTcccaaaaaactaaaaataatttaagatttgtgtttcattttgaatttttgtaaaaataatgtACATCTTGGATACCTTTAGAATAACATTTATGTTTTggttataaaaatttatgaagtattattttatatttaatatgttcctcgtttatacaaaaataagcacgaacaattttcattataaaattatgaatgaaattaaataaaaaaaatagatttttttaacaattttcaataaattataatttataataaaaaatgtattttaaaagactataaaggtattttaattacatttaatttgtGCATGTCTCTGGCTTTAGC
The nucleotide sequence above comes from Glycine soja cultivar W05 chromosome 11, ASM419377v2, whole genome shotgun sequence. Encoded proteins:
- the LOC114377580 gene encoding xyloglucan endotransglucosylase/hydrolase protein 9-like — protein: MSKMLGVFVGLLLLVGLAASAKFDELFQPSWAMDHFIHEGELLKLKLDNYSGAGFGSKSKYMFGKVTIQLKLVEGDSAGTVTAFYMSSDGPTHNEFDFEFLGNTTGEPYSVQTNVYVNGVGNREQRLNLWFDPTKDFHTYSIFWNQRQVVFLVDETPIRVHTNLEHKGIPFPKDQAMGVYSSIWNADDWATQGGRVKTDWSHAPFVATYKDFQIDACACPVPVTSADSAKNCSSSEDKKYWWDEPTLSELNLHQSHQLMWVRANHMVYDYCADTARFPVIPAECVHHRHH
- the LOC114373620 gene encoding putative dehydration-responsive element-binding protein 2H, giving the protein MLAKAHNKGDGSKSLAKILAKWKEYNAQIDSSSDADKPIRKVPAKGSKKGCMKGKGGPENSRCNYRGVRQRTWGKWVAEIREPNRGNRLWLGTFPTAIGAALAYDEAARAMYGSCARLNFPNVSVSSFSEESSKDSPSANHCGSSMAVSANESMISPSNSGVDAEEDVDMEPISLSLSVKHENGEGESGISSSPPSSS